From Segatella copri, the proteins below share one genomic window:
- a CDS encoding alpha-glucuronidase: protein MKKYLILLFTVLTSLHVSAQSDGSQLWLGKQYANSCQVISQLPDDATAKIAKQELENNWRGKNVELKIDKSLNLGEGYNIYARPAQQGDNIQYEATITASNPIGLLYGAYELIRLQNTDAYNTGSGNQQNFSKAIDETEKPQVGLRILNHWDNLDGSIERGYAGKSIFKWEEIKLGKNGKGGSISKSLHDRLITYARANASLGINGSVLNNVNASPKMMTAEYINKVKVIANILRPYGIRVYLSINFASPMALGYTKTADPLDKKVQQWWKKKAKEIYATIPDFGGFLVKANSEGQPGPGDYHRTHADGANMLADAVKPYGGIIMWRSFVYGANHKGEDRVKQAVSEFKGMDGKFRDNVILQSKNGPLDFQPREPYAPIFDNIKQTPQIAELQITQEYLGQSKHLTYLAPMWKEFFGFVNPDRLVGISGVANIGDDANWCGHPFSQANWYAFGRLAWNPSLTAEEIAHEWLVQTYENQDEKFTKPVEMMMMTSREACVNYMMPLGLHHIFKFDHHYGPEPDGFIASYPLEWCPVYYHKADAQGVGFDRSSKGTDAVGQYPEPYRSMYDNITTCPEEYLLWFHHVPWTYKMKSGSTLWQELCMKYNMGVAMVEVYRDFWHTSAKQYMKGHEQEWQHTDSLLNVQLENAKEWRNTCLKYFQTFSKMKIYEKNNVSSTVDK, encoded by the coding sequence ATGAAGAAATACCTCATTTTATTATTTACGGTACTTACATCACTCCATGTTTCTGCACAGAGTGATGGTTCACAGTTATGGCTCGGAAAGCAGTATGCTAACTCATGCCAAGTCATCTCACAGTTGCCTGATGATGCAACAGCCAAGATTGCCAAGCAGGAGTTAGAAAACAACTGGCGTGGCAAGAATGTTGAGCTCAAGATAGACAAGAGTCTCAACCTGGGCGAGGGCTATAACATCTACGCCCGTCCTGCACAGCAAGGCGACAACATTCAGTACGAAGCAACTATCACCGCCAGCAATCCTATCGGTTTGCTCTATGGTGCCTACGAGTTAATTCGACTTCAGAACACTGATGCCTACAACACAGGTAGCGGTAATCAGCAGAACTTCAGCAAAGCTATTGATGAGACCGAGAAGCCACAAGTGGGTCTCCGCATCCTCAACCATTGGGATAATCTCGATGGCAGCATCGAACGTGGCTATGCCGGAAAGAGCATCTTCAAATGGGAAGAAATCAAACTCGGCAAAAACGGTAAGGGCGGCAGCATCAGTAAGAGTCTGCACGACCGTCTTATCACCTACGCCCGTGCCAACGCCTCTTTGGGCATCAACGGCAGCGTACTCAACAATGTAAACGCATCGCCAAAGATGATGACGGCTGAATATATTAATAAGGTGAAAGTCATCGCCAACATTCTGCGTCCTTATGGCATCCGGGTATACCTCAGCATCAACTTCGCTTCGCCTATGGCATTGGGCTATACCAAGACTGCCGACCCACTGGATAAGAAGGTTCAGCAGTGGTGGAAGAAGAAGGCAAAGGAGATATATGCTACCATCCCAGACTTTGGCGGTTTCCTCGTAAAAGCCAATTCTGAAGGACAGCCTGGTCCTGGCGATTACCACCGCACACATGCCGATGGAGCCAACATGCTTGCCGACGCCGTCAAACCATACGGAGGCATCATCATGTGGCGAAGCTTTGTATATGGTGCTAACCATAAGGGAGAAGACCGTGTAAAGCAAGCTGTCAGCGAATTCAAAGGTATGGATGGAAAGTTCCGTGACAATGTAATCCTACAGTCAAAGAATGGTCCGCTCGACTTCCAGCCACGTGAACCATACGCTCCAATCTTCGACAACATCAAACAGACTCCTCAGATAGCAGAACTTCAGATTACCCAGGAATATCTTGGTCAGTCTAAGCACCTCACCTATCTCGCTCCTATGTGGAAGGAATTCTTTGGCTTTGTTAATCCAGACAGACTGGTTGGAATCTCAGGTGTAGCCAATATCGGTGATGATGCCAACTGGTGCGGTCATCCTTTCTCTCAGGCTAACTGGTATGCTTTTGGCCGATTGGCATGGAATCCTTCACTTACAGCCGAGGAGATTGCTCACGAATGGCTCGTACAGACCTACGAAAACCAGGACGAGAAATTTACCAAGCCGGTAGAGATGATGATGATGACCTCACGTGAAGCTTGTGTCAACTATATGATGCCTTTGGGTTTGCACCATATCTTCAAGTTCGACCACCACTACGGTCCGGAGCCAGATGGTTTCATCGCAAGTTATCCTTTGGAATGGTGCCCGGTATACTACCATAAGGCTGATGCTCAGGGTGTAGGTTTCGATCGTTCATCCAAGGGCACAGATGCTGTCGGTCAGTATCCGGAACCTTACCGCAGTATGTATGACAACATCACAACTTGCCCTGAGGAATATCTCCTATGGTTCCATCATGTGCCTTGGACTTACAAGATGAAATCAGGCAGCACCCTCTGGCAGGAACTCTGCATGAAGTACAACATGGGTGTAGCAATGGTTGAAGTATATCGCGACTTCTGGCACACCTCAGCCAAACAGTATATGAAGGGTCATGAACAGGAATGGCAACATACCGATTCATTACTCAATGTACAGTTGGAAAACGCCAAGGAATGGCGCAATACCTGTCTCAAGTATTTTCAAACCTTTTCTAAAATGAAGATCTATGAGAAGAACAATGTTTCTTCTACCGTAGACAAGTAA